A DNA window from Corynebacterium ciconiae DSM 44920 contains the following coding sequences:
- a CDS encoding bifunctional RNase H/acid phosphatase: MKLVIESDGGSRGNPGVAGAGTVVYNATRSRELATVVEYLGSASNNVAEYHGMINGLRVARDLGATEVEVFMDSKLVVQQMSGAWKIKHADMQKLALAARTLAQEIGQVSYHWIPRAKNKRADELSNEAMDLHGTGVKPGHMVLGGEDRPQPRASHPLLATDEPGTVQELPLDPAPSAPETAARWTGASSTPTRLILLRHGQTGMSAKKLYAGQSDAPLNAVGEQQVAAAAQRIAQGLEGEGFYGAQRIDAIVASPLSRAQRSAQILAETLDGPEVEVADCLREMDFGQWDGLSFAEAHERDPKLHSSWLEDSSIAAPGGESVLEADARVWDGVQELIAAHREQTVAVVAHVTPIKAVLRHALGANERFFHRLHLDLASVSVVEFYADGPVSVRIVNLTG; encoded by the coding sequence GTGAAGCTAGTTATTGAATCCGATGGCGGCTCGCGGGGTAACCCGGGCGTTGCTGGGGCCGGAACAGTGGTCTACAACGCCACCCGCAGCCGCGAGCTGGCCACCGTGGTGGAGTATCTAGGCTCAGCCAGCAACAACGTGGCGGAATACCACGGGATGATCAACGGCCTGCGGGTGGCCCGGGATCTCGGCGCCACCGAGGTTGAGGTGTTCATGGACTCTAAGCTGGTGGTGCAGCAGATGTCCGGGGCGTGGAAGATCAAGCACGCCGATATGCAGAAGTTGGCGCTGGCTGCGCGCACCTTGGCGCAGGAGATCGGCCAGGTGAGCTATCACTGGATTCCGCGCGCCAAGAACAAGCGCGCCGACGAGCTGTCGAATGAGGCCATGGACTTGCACGGTACCGGGGTGAAACCCGGCCACATGGTGCTCGGCGGGGAAGACCGGCCACAGCCACGGGCTAGCCATCCGCTGCTCGCCACCGATGAGCCCGGCACCGTGCAGGAGCTGCCGCTCGATCCTGCCCCCAGCGCGCCTGAGACGGCGGCCCGCTGGACGGGGGCGAGCTCCACCCCGACGCGGCTGATCTTGCTGCGTCACGGCCAAACCGGGATGTCCGCCAAGAAACTCTACGCTGGGCAGTCCGACGCACCGCTGAACGCCGTGGGGGAGCAGCAGGTGGCCGCGGCCGCGCAGCGCATCGCCCAGGGCCTTGAGGGCGAGGGCTTCTACGGTGCGCAGCGCATCGACGCCATCGTGGCCTCTCCACTCAGTCGCGCCCAGCGCAGCGCCCAGATTCTGGCCGAGACTCTCGATGGCCCTGAGGTGGAGGTGGCCGACTGCCTGCGAGAAATGGACTTTGGTCAATGGGATGGGCTGAGCTTTGCCGAGGCCCACGAGCGTGACCCGAAGCTGCACAGCAGCTGGTTGGAGGATTCCTCCATCGCCGCCCCCGGTGGCGAATCGGTGCTCGAGGCGGATGCGCGCGTATGGGACGGGGTGCAGGAGCTTATTGCGGCTCACCGCGAGCAGACCGTGGCCGTGGTGGCGCATGTCACCCCGATCAAGGCGGTGCTGCGCCACGCCCTTGGTGCCAATGAGCGTTTCTTCCACCGGCTACACCTAGATCTCGCCTCTGTGTCTGTGGTGGAGTTTTACGCCGACGGGCCGGTGAGTGTGCGCATCGTGAATCTCACCGGCTAA
- the thiD gene encoding bifunctional hydroxymethylpyrimidine kinase/phosphomethylpyrimidine kinase, producing MTIDSIPRVLSIAGTDPTGGAGIQADIKAISAAGGFAMTVVTSLVSQNTQGVREIFTPPRTFLREQLEAVREDVDIDAVKIGMLGDRDTIAEVGDFLARIDTDIPVVIDPVMVASSGDLLHDAHSADALIELIPRADLITPNAHELAVLRQVINGGDPARAGACTTREESTAYAAEVAQRLGTAVVCKGGHLSSEDAGNTVITPDGSTWHTPVERINTRNTHGTGCSLSSAIATRLGAGQRAPEAVHWATMWIHEAIAHADELEVGYGHGPIHHFHQLYRQAGLIADQ from the coding sequence ATGACCATCGATTCCATCCCCCGCGTCTTATCCATCGCCGGCACGGATCCCACCGGCGGCGCCGGCATCCAGGCCGATATCAAAGCCATTTCGGCCGCCGGTGGCTTCGCCATGACGGTGGTGACTTCCTTGGTGTCTCAAAACACCCAGGGGGTGCGCGAGATCTTCACTCCCCCGCGCACGTTCTTGCGGGAACAGCTGGAGGCGGTGCGCGAGGATGTGGACATCGACGCCGTCAAGATCGGCATGCTCGGCGACCGCGACACCATCGCCGAAGTTGGTGATTTCCTCGCCCGCATCGACACCGATATTCCGGTGGTGATCGATCCGGTAATGGTGGCCTCCTCGGGCGACCTACTACATGATGCGCATTCCGCCGACGCCCTGATTGAGCTCATCCCCCGCGCTGATCTGATCACCCCCAACGCCCACGAGCTGGCGGTGCTGCGGCAGGTGATCAACGGCGGCGATCCCGCGCGCGCTGGGGCGTGCACCACCCGGGAGGAATCGACTGCCTACGCCGCCGAGGTGGCCCAGAGGCTCGGCACGGCTGTGGTGTGCAAGGGCGGCCATCTCTCGAGCGAAGACGCGGGCAATACCGTGATCACCCCCGATGGTTCCACGTGGCATACCCCCGTCGAACGCATCAACACCCGCAATACGCACGGCACCGGCTGCTCACTGTCCTCGGCCATCGCTACCCGTCTCGGCGCTGGCCAGCGCGCCCCCGAGGCAGTCCACTGGGCAACGATGTGGATACACGAGGCGATCGCCCACGCCGATGAGCTGGAGGTAGGCTACGGCCACGGCCCGATCCATCATTTCCATCAGCTCTACCGGCAGGCAGGCCTGATCGCCGATCAGTAG
- a CDS encoding CYTH and CHAD domain-containing protein, which yields MGTATNLEVEVKFSASDELAVPDLREVSGCEAARETVVHRLSAVYFDTPDLRLTRAKVTLRRRTGGKDAGWHIKLPGAQGRMEIHADIDPANPERIPAEILASVRALTRGEHLEPIAQVDNERHETVYEDGEGVELAEFCDDHVHAQSFLPTGEEQRWREWEIELSGPAAETKRGAKFLRRASKAVRAAGAGESDSPSKLVSALGESVHAAPTPPQVAQLPASSPAAGVVAALAQNRDRIVEMDPQVRRDEWDSIHQMRVATRELRSHMRTFEGILVGQAYSHIEQELKALAFMLGQARDAEVVAERMAWLIENEDSGMIDASTRAHILQELKRDYARAHARVVKVLDSERYLDLLRDLDALLADPPLAAEAQDSTADSDTAAEEVLARHLDGAYRRLAKRHAQVQARWGNHELDLHTREEALHDMRKAAKKLRYSAEAAGAATGLKTKKVVKACKRMQSLLGDFQDTVTSREVIVKLAARARARGEDTFAYGLLYQRERQLGLAAVDGYEHSFRAIRAAYTKMNARRS from the coding sequence ATGGGCACTGCCACGAATCTTGAGGTTGAAGTGAAGTTTTCTGCCAGCGATGAGCTCGCTGTTCCGGATCTGAGGGAGGTATCCGGCTGCGAAGCCGCGCGCGAGACGGTGGTGCACCGTTTATCGGCGGTGTATTTCGATACCCCCGATCTGCGCTTGACGCGCGCGAAGGTAACCCTGCGTCGGCGCACTGGGGGCAAGGACGCCGGGTGGCACATCAAGCTTCCCGGCGCGCAGGGGCGCATGGAGATTCACGCCGACATCGACCCAGCCAACCCGGAGCGTATCCCGGCGGAAATTCTGGCGAGTGTGCGGGCGTTGACCCGCGGCGAGCACCTGGAGCCGATCGCGCAGGTGGATAACGAGCGCCACGAGACGGTGTATGAGGACGGCGAGGGGGTGGAGCTCGCCGAGTTCTGTGACGATCACGTGCACGCCCAGTCCTTCCTTCCCACCGGCGAGGAGCAACGCTGGCGCGAGTGGGAGATCGAGCTCTCAGGCCCCGCGGCGGAGACCAAGCGTGGCGCTAAGTTTCTACGCAGGGCCTCCAAGGCGGTGCGCGCCGCGGGCGCAGGCGAATCCGACAGCCCCTCGAAGTTGGTCTCCGCGCTGGGAGAGTCGGTGCATGCTGCCCCCACTCCCCCGCAGGTGGCGCAGCTACCCGCCTCTTCCCCGGCGGCCGGGGTGGTGGCGGCGTTGGCGCAGAACCGTGATCGTATCGTCGAGATGGATCCCCAGGTCCGCCGCGATGAATGGGATTCGATTCACCAGATGCGGGTGGCCACCCGCGAGCTGCGTAGTCACATGCGCACCTTCGAGGGGATCCTCGTCGGGCAGGCCTATAGCCACATCGAGCAGGAGCTGAAGGCCCTAGCCTTCATGTTGGGCCAAGCCCGCGATGCCGAGGTGGTGGCGGAGCGCATGGCTTGGTTGATCGAGAACGAGGACAGCGGCATGATCGATGCCTCCACCCGCGCCCACATCCTGCAGGAGCTGAAGCGCGACTATGCCCGGGCTCACGCCCGGGTGGTGAAGGTGCTCGATAGTGAACGCTATCTCGACCTGTTGCGGGATCTCGATGCCCTGTTGGCCGATCCCCCACTGGCGGCCGAGGCCCAGGATTCGACTGCGGATTCCGATACCGCCGCGGAGGAGGTACTGGCCCGCCATCTCGATGGGGCGTATCGGCGCCTCGCTAAGCGCCATGCCCAGGTGCAGGCTAGGTGGGGCAATCACGAGCTCGATCTGCACACGCGGGAAGAGGCGCTGCACGATATGCGGAAGGCGGCTAAGAAGCTGCGCTATTCGGCAGAGGCTGCCGGTGCTGCCACGGGGCTGAAAACTAAGAAGGTGGTGAAGGCGTGCAAGCGCATGCAATCACTGCTCGGTGATTTTCAGGACACCGTAACCTCGCGAGAGGTGATTGTGAAGCTGGCTGCACGGGCCCGCGCGCGGGGCGAGGATACCTTCGCCTACGGGCTGCTCTATCAGCGGGAGCGGCAGCTGGGGCTTGCCGCGGTGGACGGCTACGAGCACTCCTTCCGTGCTATTCGCGCTGCTTACACAAAGATGAACGCCCGGCGCAGCTAG
- the glnA gene encoding type I glutamate--ammonia ligase has protein sequence MNSQQEFVLRAIEERDIRYVRLWFTDILGYLKSVAIAPAELEIALEDGIGFDGSAVEGFSRISESDTLAKPDPSTFQMLPDSYGEGLENTARMFCDIVMPDGQPSWVDPRQVLRRQTEKLADEGFRALLHPEIEFFMVRSLDTDGKEPVPTDNGGYFDHATYDDAPRFRRDAMAALESMGIAVEFSHHETAPGQQEIDLRYAEALSMADNIMTFRYLIKDVAAHHGVKATFMPKPFRDFAGSAMHTHMSLFEGDTNAFHDSDDMYNLSRTAKQFIAGILHHAPEISAVTNQWVNSYKRIMFGNEAPTAATWGVSNRSAMVRVPTYRPTKVSSRRIEVRSPDTGCNPYLAYSVLLAAGLRGITEGYELPDPAEDDISQLTRRERRALGYRDLPSSLDQALHLMEQSEFVADVLGEHVFEFFLRSKWSEWRDYQSQITAWELRTNLHY, from the coding sequence ATGAACAGCCAACAGGAATTCGTGCTCCGCGCCATTGAAGAACGAGACATCCGCTATGTACGCCTCTGGTTTACTGACATCCTTGGCTACCTGAAGTCCGTGGCCATCGCCCCCGCTGAGCTCGAAATAGCCCTCGAAGACGGCATCGGTTTCGATGGCTCCGCAGTGGAGGGCTTTTCCCGCATCTCCGAGTCGGACACCCTGGCCAAGCCGGATCCCTCCACCTTCCAGATGCTGCCGGATTCCTATGGCGAAGGGCTGGAAAATACCGCCCGTATGTTCTGCGATATCGTGATGCCGGACGGCCAGCCCTCCTGGGTCGATCCCCGCCAGGTGCTGCGCCGCCAAACCGAGAAACTCGCCGACGAAGGCTTCCGAGCGCTGTTGCACCCCGAGATCGAGTTTTTCATGGTGCGCAGCCTCGACACCGACGGCAAGGAACCCGTGCCCACCGACAACGGCGGCTACTTCGATCACGCCACCTATGATGACGCCCCGCGCTTTCGGCGCGATGCCATGGCCGCGCTCGAATCCATGGGCATAGCTGTGGAGTTCTCCCACCACGAGACCGCGCCGGGCCAGCAGGAGATTGACTTGCGCTACGCCGAGGCGTTGAGCATGGCGGATAACATCATGACCTTCCGCTACCTGATTAAGGATGTTGCCGCCCACCACGGGGTGAAGGCCACTTTCATGCCCAAGCCCTTTAGGGACTTCGCGGGCTCGGCCATGCACACCCACATGTCCTTGTTCGAGGGAGATACCAATGCCTTCCACGACTCCGATGACATGTACAACCTTTCGCGCACCGCCAAGCAGTTCATCGCCGGCATTCTTCACCACGCCCCCGAGATCTCCGCGGTCACCAACCAGTGGGTCAACTCCTATAAGCGCATCATGTTTGGAAACGAGGCCCCCACCGCCGCCACCTGGGGAGTGTCCAACCGCTCAGCCATGGTGCGCGTGCCCACCTACCGGCCCACCAAGGTCTCCTCCCGCCGCATCGAGGTGCGCTCACCCGATACGGGCTGTAACCCCTATCTGGCCTACTCCGTCCTTCTGGCCGCTGGGCTGCGAGGCATCACCGAGGGCTATGAGCTGCCGGATCCCGCCGAGGATGATATCTCGCAGTTGACCCGCCGGGAGCGCCGCGCGCTGGGCTATCGCGATCTTCCTTCCAGCTTGGACCAGGCGCTGCACCTGATGGAGCAGTCCGAATTTGTGGCCGATGTTCTGGGCGAGCACGTGTTCGAGTTCTTCCTCCGCAGCAAGTGGAGCGAGTGGCGGGACTACCAAAGCCAGATCACCGCGTGGGAACTGCGGACTAACCTGCACTACTAA
- a CDS encoding bifunctional [glutamine synthetase] adenylyltransferase/[glutamine synthetase]-adenylyl-L-tyrosine phosphorylase produces the protein MRTSLPTPASLSLQRPTAADDLKELGWYNEESLELLRQLSGAADPDLALNTLIRLIGNLEADERAEFDRCMRSHRELRVKLIALVGGSTALGDHLVAHPHTWRSLMEPIPTKEEMLRSMLQAVDARPARFAEGVQAQPASKDCDQVGMYVAGATGTEAERALKVAYRSIIMRIAAADVAGTYPETSRRSGLERVAFTTIAARLSDAADAALTAGLAVAAAGVYGEDPVDCALAVIAMGKCGARELNYISDVDVIFVAEPATTKATRLASELIRIGGKAFFEVDAALRPEGKQGALVRTLESHVSYYKRWADTWEFQALLKARPQTGDMDLGERYREALEPMVWEASQRDNFVEGVQHMRSRVLDNVPSDMQERELKLGRGGLRDVEFAVQLLQMVHGRVDESLRTKATVAALEALIDAGYVGREDGKVLIEDYEFLRTIEHRLQLQRLRRTHALPPADDTTALRWLARAAGLRGEGHGTSAETLVKKLKRVSIQVRGLHTRLFYRPLLGSVAALDTGTLTLSKESAKLQLAALGYQFPDRAYEHLTALASGSSRKAKIQAMLLPTLMEWLGDTANPDQGLLNYRKLSDAAYDRTWFLRTLRDEGIVGQRLMKVLGTSPYAANLVVSAPEVLKLFSDSAKGPRLLEQSPETIAKSLRAAAARHDDPDRAITVARSLRRVELARIASADLLGLIDVQTVCESLSEIWDAVLDAALAAEMRGSVHKGEVEQPLARIAVIGMGRLGGKELGYGSDADVMFVAEPVEGVSENDALMWAKRIVDRMRRRLSKPSSDPALEVDLGLRPEGKSGAVARTVESYRRYYSSWGDVWEKQALLRATDIAGDAELGKEFLDAIDEFRYPREGVDQKTVREVRRMKARVDNERLPRGADRKTHTKLGRGALTDIEWTVQLVSMLEAHNYPALHTTSTLESLDVMEQEGILEAEKVHILRSAWLAATRARNALVLVRGKRTDQLPQPGPQLAETAAAAGWDPMNYQEFLEDYLKKTRRARQVVDEVFWGEPTMSDEHAGSDGMDHRLGHVGSFSSSSQPGPSQMGRMSWGSERF, from the coding sequence ATGCGCACTAGCCTGCCCACCCCAGCCAGCCTGTCCCTTCAGCGCCCCACCGCGGCCGATGATCTCAAGGAGCTGGGGTGGTACAACGAGGAGTCGCTGGAGCTGCTGCGGCAGCTCTCTGGGGCGGCCGACCCCGATCTGGCGCTCAACACGCTCATCCGTCTCATCGGCAACCTCGAGGCAGACGAGCGCGCCGAGTTTGATCGCTGCATGCGCAGCCACCGTGAGCTCCGCGTGAAGCTGATCGCACTCGTCGGCGGCTCCACCGCCTTGGGCGATCACCTCGTGGCGCATCCGCATACGTGGCGCAGCTTGATGGAGCCGATCCCCACCAAAGAGGAGATGCTGCGCTCCATGCTCCAGGCGGTGGATGCTCGGCCGGCGCGCTTCGCAGAGGGCGTGCAGGCCCAACCGGCGTCCAAGGACTGCGATCAGGTGGGAATGTATGTGGCTGGGGCCACCGGTACCGAGGCTGAACGAGCATTGAAGGTGGCCTATCGCAGCATCATTATGCGCATCGCCGCCGCCGATGTGGCCGGCACCTATCCGGAGACCTCCCGCCGTTCCGGGCTGGAGCGGGTGGCGTTTACCACCATCGCGGCGCGACTGTCGGATGCGGCCGATGCCGCGCTCACCGCAGGGCTGGCCGTGGCTGCTGCGGGGGTCTATGGGGAGGACCCAGTGGATTGCGCGCTTGCGGTGATCGCCATGGGTAAATGCGGCGCACGGGAGTTGAACTACATCTCAGATGTGGATGTCATCTTTGTGGCGGAGCCGGCCACCACAAAGGCCACGCGCCTCGCTAGTGAGCTGATCCGCATCGGGGGCAAGGCCTTCTTTGAGGTGGATGCGGCGCTGCGTCCCGAGGGCAAGCAGGGGGCGCTGGTGCGCACCTTGGAGTCTCACGTGAGCTACTACAAGCGCTGGGCGGACACGTGGGAGTTTCAAGCCTTACTCAAGGCCCGTCCCCAGACCGGCGATATGGATCTGGGCGAGCGCTATCGCGAGGCGCTTGAGCCCATGGTGTGGGAGGCCAGCCAGCGGGACAACTTCGTGGAAGGTGTCCAGCACATGCGCTCGAGGGTGCTCGATAACGTGCCCTCCGACATGCAGGAACGCGAGCTCAAACTCGGCCGCGGCGGCCTCAGGGACGTGGAGTTCGCGGTGCAGCTGCTGCAAATGGTGCACGGCAGGGTCGATGAGAGCCTGCGCACCAAGGCCACCGTGGCTGCGCTCGAAGCGCTTATCGACGCCGGCTACGTTGGCCGCGAAGACGGCAAGGTACTCATCGAAGACTACGAGTTTTTGCGCACCATCGAACACCGGTTGCAGCTGCAGCGTCTCCGACGCACCCATGCCCTTCCTCCGGCCGATGACACCACCGCGCTGCGGTGGCTGGCGCGCGCCGCTGGGCTACGCGGCGAGGGCCACGGCACCAGCGCGGAGACTCTGGTGAAAAAGCTCAAGCGCGTCTCCATCCAGGTGCGCGGGCTGCACACCCGACTGTTCTATCGCCCGCTGCTGGGCTCGGTGGCGGCACTCGATACCGGCACTCTCACCCTGAGCAAGGAGTCCGCGAAGCTACAGCTGGCCGCCTTGGGATATCAGTTCCCCGACCGCGCCTACGAGCACCTCACCGCCCTGGCCTCTGGTTCCTCCCGCAAGGCCAAGATTCAGGCGATGCTGCTGCCCACGCTCATGGAGTGGCTGGGCGATACCGCCAACCCAGATCAGGGTTTGCTCAACTACCGCAAGCTCTCGGATGCCGCCTACGACCGCACTTGGTTCCTGCGCACCCTGCGCGATGAGGGCATCGTGGGCCAGCGGTTGATGAAGGTGCTGGGCACGTCTCCCTATGCGGCGAATCTGGTGGTGTCTGCCCCTGAGGTGCTCAAGCTGTTCAGTGACTCCGCCAAGGGGCCGCGGCTGCTCGAGCAATCGCCCGAAACCATCGCCAAGTCCCTGCGGGCGGCCGCAGCTAGGCACGACGATCCGGATCGAGCGATCACCGTAGCCCGCTCTTTGCGGCGCGTCGAGCTCGCCCGTATCGCTTCGGCGGATCTTTTGGGGCTCATCGACGTGCAGACGGTGTGCGAGAGCCTGTCCGAAATCTGGGATGCGGTGCTCGATGCGGCTCTGGCTGCCGAGATGCGGGGCTCTGTGCACAAGGGCGAGGTTGAACAGCCGCTCGCGCGGATCGCGGTGATCGGCATGGGGCGGCTCGGCGGGAAAGAGCTGGGCTATGGCTCCGATGCGGATGTGATGTTCGTGGCCGAACCGGTAGAGGGAGTCAGCGAAAACGACGCGTTGATGTGGGCCAAGCGCATCGTCGATCGCATGCGCCGCAGGTTGAGCAAACCCTCCTCCGATCCCGCCCTCGAGGTGGATTTGGGGCTGCGTCCCGAGGGCAAATCTGGGGCCGTGGCGCGCACTGTGGAAAGCTACCGCCGCTACTACTCCTCTTGGGGAGACGTGTGGGAGAAACAAGCCTTGCTGCGGGCTACCGATATCGCCGGCGACGCGGAGCTCGGCAAGGAGTTCCTCGATGCTATCGATGAGTTTCGCTATCCCCGCGAAGGCGTGGACCAGAAGACCGTGCGTGAGGTGCGCCGCATGAAGGCCCGAGTGGATAATGAGCGGCTGCCGCGCGGAGCGGATCGTAAAACCCACACCAAGTTGGGGCGCGGGGCGCTCACCGACATTGAGTGGACAGTACAGCTAGTGAGCATGCTGGAAGCCCATAACTATCCGGCCCTGCACACCACCTCCACGCTGGAGTCCCTAGACGTGATGGAGCAGGAGGGGATCTTAGAGGCGGAGAAGGTACACATTCTGCGATCGGCATGGCTGGCCGCTACCCGTGCCCGCAATGCCTTGGTTTTGGTGCGTGGTAAACGCACCGACCAGCTACCGCAGCCTGGCCCGCAGCTTGCGGAGACTGCAGCAGCCGCAGGGTGGGATCCGATGAACTATCAGGAGTTCCTCGAGGACTATCTGAAGAAGACCCGCCGTGCCCGTCAGGTGGTAGATGAGGTGTTCTGGGGCGAGCCCACCATGAGCGATGAACACGCCGGCTCGGACGGGATGGATCACCGGCTGGGCCACGTGGGCTCCTTTTCCTCCAGCAGCCAGCCCGGGCCCAGCCAGATGGGGCGGATGTCTTGGGGAAGCGAGCGTTTTTAA
- a CDS encoding MFS transporter, whose protein sequence is MNSSDASSSSRPHTDPAEPATQRRALVVWLAAVVVYIVAIMGRGSFGVASVEAFERFSISASGLAVFTAVQMGVYALSQIPTGVLIDRFGARRLLVAGALVMASGQLLLALSTSYAVAIGARVLVAMGDATAFLSVMRIIPQWFPLHRAPIFTQLTAALGQVGQFLSAVVFLGILHAAGWEVAFISLAAVGVLVALAAWVAIKEPPRRLVSSTQPLRARLATVATHPACWQGFFIHGIGLFPQVVFTLTWGMPLMTLGMGLSPQVAGWVLVVNTVVQVLAGPLHGVISARFGATRWMLALITSGATMALWAVFFLSSSPRGVVWIVAINVVMGALAPVANYGFDQVREAVPHEVLATGTGLANMGGFTAGMIVAQAYGMLLDVASTDSSSYTWDDFRFAGLAALIVWALGASALFWARSREKR, encoded by the coding sequence ATGAATTCTTCCGATGCCTCGTCATCTTCTCGCCCACACACCGACCCCGCCGAGCCCGCCACCCAGCGGCGGGCACTTGTGGTCTGGCTTGCCGCCGTGGTGGTCTACATCGTGGCCATCATGGGCCGTGGCTCCTTTGGGGTGGCCAGCGTGGAGGCCTTTGAGCGTTTCTCCATTTCGGCCAGCGGCTTGGCGGTGTTTACCGCGGTGCAGATGGGCGTGTATGCGCTCTCCCAGATTCCCACAGGGGTGTTAATTGATCGCTTCGGGGCGCGTCGGCTGCTGGTGGCCGGTGCACTCGTGATGGCTAGCGGTCAGCTTCTTCTAGCATTGAGCACCAGCTATGCGGTGGCGATTGGGGCGCGAGTACTGGTAGCCATGGGCGATGCCACCGCGTTTTTATCAGTGATGCGCATCATCCCGCAGTGGTTCCCTCTGCACCGTGCCCCCATTTTCACGCAGCTCACCGCCGCTTTAGGGCAGGTGGGACAGTTTTTGTCCGCGGTGGTTTTCCTCGGCATCCTCCACGCCGCGGGCTGGGAGGTGGCCTTCATCTCCCTTGCTGCGGTGGGTGTGCTGGTGGCGCTTGCCGCCTGGGTGGCGATCAAGGAGCCGCCGCGCCGGCTGGTGAGTTCCACTCAGCCGTTGCGCGCCAGGCTAGCCACGGTAGCCACACACCCCGCCTGCTGGCAGGGATTTTTCATCCACGGCATCGGCCTATTCCCCCAAGTGGTTTTCACGCTCACATGGGGCATGCCGCTGATGACACTCGGCATGGGACTCAGCCCCCAGGTGGCTGGCTGGGTGCTGGTGGTTAACACCGTGGTTCAGGTGCTCGCCGGCCCCCTACACGGAGTAATATCCGCCCGTTTCGGGGCCACGCGCTGGATGTTGGCGCTGATCACCTCGGGGGCGACCATGGCGCTGTGGGCGGTGTTCTTCCTCAGCTCCTCCCCGCGCGGGGTCGTCTGGATCGTGGCGATCAACGTGGTGATGGGCGCGCTCGCCCCCGTGGCCAATTATGGTTTCGACCAGGTACGCGAGGCGGTGCCGCACGAGGTGCTGGCGACCGGCACGGGGCTGGCGAACATGGGCGGCTTCACCGCTGGGATGATCGTTGCCCAGGCCTATGGCATGCTTCTCGACGTCGCCTCCACGGACAGCAGCAGCTACACCTGGGACGATTTCCGCTTCGCTGGGTTGGCCGCCCTCATCGTGTGGGCACTCGGGGCAAGCGCCTTGTTCTGGGCGCGCAGTCGCGAAAAGCGCTAG
- a CDS encoding glutaminase → MSTPIHDYLALALDSIEYDEEGKVADYIPALAQANPEHKAIGLCTSHGRIYCAGDAEHEFSMQSVSKPFAYALALEERGLQAVLETVGVEPSGEAFNELSLDTPTNRPVNPMINAGAIAINQLINGEDSTIEERVEKILSQFSRLAGRELSVDMAVAYSELDSSDRNFAIAHMLRSYGIIGDDAHDAVVSYVYQCSINVTVRDLAVMAATLSNGGVQPLTGEQVVSEDVCHQTLAVMASAGMYDAAGRWMTSVGIPAKSGVSGGMMGCLPGQLGIATFSPPLDVNGNSVLGRKVFQRLSRDWGLHLMSTDRRGVHAVRELVQEGDISLLKLQGTLNFSAGEAFLHAMRTREIRGPLFAVDISRVISLAPVAERMLLEGLRRVREEGHRVMIIDPDSQVDQSSLSGEECFEVVTDIGLIRR, encoded by the coding sequence ATGTCTACCCCTATTCACGACTATTTGGCGCTTGCCCTCGACTCCATCGAATACGACGAGGAAGGCAAGGTAGCTGACTATATTCCGGCGCTGGCGCAGGCCAATCCCGAGCACAAGGCGATCGGCCTGTGCACCTCGCACGGCCGCATCTATTGCGCCGGCGATGCTGAGCACGAGTTCTCGATGCAATCCGTGTCTAAGCCCTTCGCCTATGCCCTCGCCCTCGAGGAGCGAGGCCTGCAGGCCGTGCTGGAGACCGTCGGCGTGGAACCTTCAGGCGAGGCCTTCAACGAGTTGTCACTTGACACCCCCACGAACCGGCCGGTCAACCCCATGATCAACGCTGGGGCCATCGCGATCAATCAGCTGATCAACGGCGAGGACTCCACTATCGAAGAGCGCGTAGAGAAAATCCTTTCCCAGTTCTCCCGCCTAGCCGGCCGGGAACTCAGCGTGGATATGGCGGTGGCGTATTCGGAGCTGGACTCCTCGGATCGTAACTTCGCCATTGCGCACATGCTGCGCTCCTACGGCATCATCGGCGATGACGCGCACGATGCCGTCGTTTCCTATGTGTATCAATGCTCCATCAATGTCACCGTGCGGGACCTCGCAGTCATGGCCGCCACCCTGTCTAATGGTGGGGTCCAGCCCCTGACTGGTGAACAGGTGGTCAGCGAGGACGTGTGCCACCAAACGCTCGCTGTGATGGCATCGGCGGGTATGTACGATGCGGCCGGTCGATGGATGACATCGGTGGGTATTCCTGCCAAGTCGGGAGTCTCGGGCGGGATGATGGGCTGTTTGCCCGGGCAGCTGGGCATCGCCACCTTCTCCCCACCACTGGATGTCAACGGCAACTCGGTGCTCGGTCGCAAAGTGTTCCAGCGGCTGTCTCGCGACTGGGGCCTGCACCTGATGTCCACCGACAGGCGCGGCGTACACGCGGTGCGCGAGCTCGTCCAAGAAGGAGACATCTCCTTGCTTAAACTGCAGGGAACACTCAACTTCTCCGCCGGCGAGGCCTTCTTGCACGCCATGCGTACCCGCGAGATCCGCGGGCCGCTGTTTGCGGTAGACATCTCGCGCGTGATCTCGCTCGCCCCCGTGGCCGAGCGCATGCTGCTCGAGGGATTACGTCGCGTGCGCGAAGAAGGCCACCGGGTGATGATCATCGACCCCGATTCACAAGTGGATCAGTCCTCACTCAGCGGGGAAGAGTGCTTCGAAGTGGTCACCGATATCGGCCTCATCCGCCGCTAA